In the genome of Actinomadura luzonensis, the window CCTGTCCGTGCTCGGGGAGGCGACCAGGCAGGCGGCGGCGCCGGTGATCGCGGTGCTCGGCGCGCTGGGCGTGGCCGCCGGGTGGGCGATGGCCCGCGGAGCGCTCCGGGGACGGCCCCTGCTGCTGGGGTTCGCCTGGACGGCGGCGGTCACGCTGACGGTGGTGGTCACCGACAACCGGGTGCTGATGCTGGTGGCCTACGCGCCGCTGCTGGCGGTGTTCGCCTTCACCGGCGTGCCGGGCGGGCAGCCGATGGCGGAGCTGGTGCCCTGGTCGCGGATCAACCTGTTCGTCCTCCTGGCCGGCGGGCTGCTGTGGGCCCTCGCGGCCCTGGCCTACCAGCGGCGCACGGCGGGCAGGTGCCCCGCGTGCGGGCGGGGCGAGCACGGGGCCGCCCGCTGGACCGGGCAGCACGCGGTGCGGCGCTGGGGCCGGTGGGCGGTGGTGGTCGCGGCGGTCGTCCCGGCCCTGTACGACGCCAGCCGCTTCGCCTGGGCGGCGGGCGTCCCGCTCGGCATCACCGAGGAGTTCTGGCGGTGGCTGGACGAGTCGGGGCTGCGCTGGGCCGGGCTGTTCCTCAGCCTGATGGGGCTCGGCGGGGCCGTGCTCACCCTCGGGCTCGTGCAGCGCTGGGGCGAGGTCTACCCGCGGTGGATCTGGTTCAGGGCGGGGCGGCCGGTGCCGCCGATGCTGGCCGTGGTCCCCGCCTCGATCGTGTCGGTGATCGTGTTGTCGGGCGGGCTGACGTACTGGCGGCTGCGCATGGTGCACGGCTTCGGTGACGTGGACATGTGGGCGACCTGGGCGCCGTCGCTGGCGTGGCCGCTGTGGGGGGTCGCGCTGGCCGCCGCCACCCTCGCCTACCACCTCCGCCGCCGCGGCGCCTGCCGCCGGTGCGGGCGCGGCGGGGCGTGGGGGACGGACGGGCCGGGAGAGCGGGGGGCCGGGCCGGCGGCTGAGCGGGCACCGGAGCCCGGGCCGGCGGCCGGGCGGCCGGCGTGGCGTGGTTAGGCTCGCGGCATGAACGCGTACGGCGGGGCGGGGGACGGCGCGACCGGACCGTGGCGGGCGGGGACGCCGGGGCGGGGGACGGCGCGACCGGACCGTGGCGGGCGGGGACGCCGGGGCGGGGACGGCGCGACCGGGCCCTGGCGGGCGGGAGGCGCCGGGGCGCGGTGGCCGTCCGTCGCCTGGTGGGCGGGCGGCGCCGGGGCGGTGTCGCTGGCCGGCACGCTGGCGTACCCCTGACCGGGACGGTCAGCGGCAGCGCGCCGTGGCTGGTGGGCGAGGCGGCGGTGCTGCTGGTGCTCACCGCCGTCACCGTCCGGCGCGCCCCGGCGCGGCGGGCGGCCGTGTCGGCGGGGCTGAGCGGGGCGGCGGTGGCGCTCCTCCTGCTGCGCGCCGTCTGGCAGGGCCCGCCGCACCTGGTGCTCGGCGGCTGCGCGGGCTGGGCGCTCGGCGCGGTCGCGGCGGCGGGGACCGGGCTCTACCTGCGCGGGCTGGACGGCCGTCGGCGGCGCGCGGTCGAGGAGGCCGTCCGGGCGCAGCGGCTCGGGCTCGCCCGCGATCTGCACGACTTCGTCGCCCACGACGTCAGCGGCATGCTGGTGCAGGCGCAGGCCGCCCGGGCGGTCGCCGGTCCGCTGCCGCGGCCGGTCGCCGAGGCGCTGCGACGCATCGAGGACGCCGGGCAGCGGGCGCTGGCCTCGCTCGACCGGGCGGTGCACGCGCTGGACGAGCGGGGGCCGGGCATCGAGGAGCTGGCGCGCCTGGCGGCGGCGTTCTCGCCCGCGGTGCAGGTGGAGCTGGCCGTCGAGCCGGGGCTCGCGGTGCGGCACGAGGTCTCGTCGCTGGCCTACCGGGTGGTGACGGAGGCGCTGACCAACGTGCGGAGGCACGCGCCGCGCGCCACGTCCGTGCGGGTGCGGGTCGGCAGGGAGGGCGTGAACGACGGCAAGGGAGAGGTGCTGCACGTGTGCGTGGAGGACGACGGCGACGGCGGCAAGCCGCCAAGCGGCGGGGCGGGCAGCGGGTCGCCGAGCGGCGGGGCCGGCAGCGGGTCGCCGAGCGGCGGGGCCGGCAGCGGGTCGCCGAGCGGCGGGGCGCGCGGCCGGTGGGCCGGTGGCTCCGGGCTGGCGGGCCTCGCCCACCTGCTGGAGATGCGCGGCGGCACGCTGACGGCCGGCCCCGGCGCGCGCGGCTGGCGGCTCGACGCGCGGATCCCCGCATGACGCCCGCTCCGGGGACGGGGCCGGGGCCGGGAACGGGGCCGGGGACCGGAACGCGGCGGGTGCGGGTGCTCGTCGCCGACGATCAGGAGGACGTGCGGGCCGGGTTCCGGCTGATCCTGGACGCGCAGCCGGACATGACCGTCGTGGGCGAGGCCGCCGACGGCGCGCGGGCCGTCGAGCTGGCCCGCCACCTGCGCCCCGACGTGGTCCTCGCCGACATCCGCATGCCCGTCATGGACGGCCTGGAGGTGACCAGGCGGCTCGCCGCCGAGACCCGGGTGGTCGTCGTGACCACGTTCGACCTGGACGAGTACGTCCACGCCGCGCTGCGCGAGGGCGCCTGCGGCTTCCTGCTCAAACGCTCGGGCCCCGCCCTGCTGACCGAGGCGGTCCGCGCGGCCGTGGCGGGCGACACGCTGATCAGCCCGCAGGTGACCGTCCGGCTGCTGCGGGACGTGATCCGCCCGGCCCCGCCGCAGCCGGCCGAGCCGCTCACCGCGCGCGAGCTGGAGATCGCCCGCCTGGTGGCGTACGGGCACACCAACGCCGGCATCGCCGCCGAGCTGACCATCAGCCCCGGCACCGTCAAGACGCATCTCGCCCACATCCAGGGCAAGGTGGGCGCCGCCAACCGGGTCGGCATCGCCGCCTGGGCCTGGAGCAGCGGCTTGGTGACCTGATCCGCCCGGGCTCACACGTTACTCACACAGTCGCGTGTCATGACTGGTGCCATGACCGACAACGCCGTGACCGTGCGGGACGACGCCCGCCTGCCGCCGGGGCTGACCGCGACGGTGGAGATCGTGGTCCCCGTGCACAACGAGGAGCGGGCCCTGCCCGGCTGCGTCGAGGTGCTGCGCGACCACCTGCTGCGGTGCTTCCCGTTCCGGTGGGTCATCACGGTCGTGGACAACGCCAGCACCGACCGCACCCCGGACGTCGCCGCCGAGCTGGCCGAGCGGTACCGCGGCGACGTGCGGCTGCTGCGGCTGGAGCGCAAGGGGCGGGGCCTGGCGCTGCGCACCGCGTGGGCGCGCAGCGAGGCCGACGTCGTGGCGTACATGGACGTCGACCTGTCGACCGGGCTGGACGCGCTGCTGCCGCTGACGGCGTCGCTGGTCAACGGGCACTCCGACGTGGCGATCGGCTCCCGGCTGGCGCGCGGCGCGCGGACGTTGCGCGGGCCGCGCCGGGAGATCGTCTCGCGGGCGTACAACGCGCTGGTCAGGGTGACGCACGGGGCCGGGTTCACCGACGCGCAGTGCGGGTTCAAGGCCGCCCGCGCCGAGGTGGCCCGCCCGCTGCTGGAGAAGGTCGAGGACGACGGCTGGTTCTTCGACACCGAGCTGCTGCTGCTCGCCGAGCACAACGGGCTGCGGGTGCAGGAGGTGCCGGTGGACTGGGTGGAGGACGTCGACAGCCGGGTGCGGGTCGTCCCCACCGCCCTGGCCGACGTCAAGGGCCTGATCAGGGTCGCCCGGGCCAAGGCGTCGGGCGCGGCCCGCGTCCCCGGCCTGCCGCGGCGGCCCGAGCCGCGCGCCGCGCACCCCGACGCGGTGCTGGCCGAGCGGCGCGGCGGCGGGCTGCTGTGGCAGGCGCTGTCGTTCGGGGCGATCGGGGTGCTGTCCACCGCCGCGCACCTCGGCCTGTACGCGCTGCTGCGGACGTGGCTGCCCGTGCTGCCGGCGAACCTGCTGGCCCTGACGCTCACCACCGTCCTCAACACCGAGGCCAACCGCCGTCTCACCTTCGCCGGCCGGCGCGGCTCCACCGCCCGCGCGCACCTGCTCGGGCTCGTGGTGTTCGCCCTGTACTACGCGGTGACGTCCGGCGCGCTGCTGGTCCTGCACGCCGCCGACCCGGATCCGGGGCGCCCGCTGGAGCTGACGGTGCTGGTCGGCGCCTGCGTGCTCGGCACGGCCGGGCGGTTCCTGCTGCTGCGCGGCTGGGTCTTCCGCCGCGCCACCCCTCACGAGAGCTGACCGATGACCGCCATCTCCCTGCCCGTCGCCGGCGCGTCCCGCCGCCGGTGGCACCGGCTCGCCCTGACCGCGATCTGCCTGCTGGCCGCCCTGTTGTACGGCTGGTCCTGCTGGACCTGGGGCTGGGGCAACACGTACTACAGCGCCGCGGTCAAGTCCATGTCGGCGAGCGGCACCGCGTTCCTGTTCGGCTCCTTCGACCCGGCGGGCGTCGTCACGGTGGACAAACCCCCGATGGCGCTGTGGCCGCAGGTCGTCTCCACCTGGGTTTTCGGCTACCACGGGTGGGCGCTGCTGCTGCCGCAGGTCCTGGAAGGGGTGGCGGCGGTGTTCGTGCTGCACGGCGCGGTACGCCGCTGGGCCGGGCCGGGCGCCGCGCTGATCGCCGCGCTCGTGCTCGCCCTGACGCCGGTCACCGTCGCGATCAACCGCGACAACAACCCGGACCCGCTGCTGGTGCTGTTCCTGGTGGCCGCCGCGTACGCGCTGACCCGCGCGCTGTCGCCCGGCCTCGCGCCGCGCCGGGCCACCGGGTGGCTGCTGCTGGCCGCGTTCCTGATCGGGTGCGGGTTCACCACGAAGATGCTGGCCGCGTGGGTGTGCCTGCCGGCGTTCCTGGTCGCGTACCTGCTCGGGACGGCCGCGCCGTGGCGGCGGCGGATCGGCGACCTCGCCGCGGCGGGCGGGGTGCTGCTGGTCAGCTCGTTGTGGTGGGTGGCGCTGGTGGATCTGTGGCCGGGGGACAAGCCGTACATCGGGGGGAGCACGGACGGCAGCGCGCTCGATCTCGTGGTCGGCTACAACGGGCTGGGCCGCGTCTTCGGGGCGGGCGCCGGCGGGCCGGGAGGCGGTTCCGGCGGAGGCGGCCTGCCCGGTGGCGGGCGGCCGCCGGGCGCGTCCCCGTTCCCCCGGGGGATCGTGCCGGACGGCGGGGCTCCGCCCATGCCGCGCGGCGGCGGGTTCGGCGGCATGTTCGGGGGCTCGCCCGGCGTGGGCCGCCTGTTCAACGACGTCGTGGGCGGCCAGGTGAGCTGGCTGCTGCCGCTCGCCCTGCTGATCGTCGCCGCCGCCGCGTTCCTGGCCCTGCGGCGCAGGCCGGGCCGGGGGACGGGACGGGGGACAGGCCGGGCAGCAGAGCCGTGGGGCGGGAGCGCCGGGCCGGCCGGACGCGGCGGGTGGCTGCTGTGGAGCGGCTGGCTGCTGGTCAACGCCGTCGTCTTCAGCTTCGCCTCCGGCATCTTCCATTCGTACTACACCACGATGCTGGCGCCCGCCATGGCCGCACTGGTCGGCGCGGGCACCGTGTGGCTGGCCCGCCACCGCCTGGGCGCGCCGGCGGCAGCGGCGGCGGTCGCCGTCACCGCGGCCTGGGCGTGGGTGCTGGTCTCGCGGGACCCGTCGTGGCACGGCTGGCTGCGGTACGCCGTCCCGGCCGCCGCCGTCGCGGCGATCGCCTTCCTGCTCACCCGCCGCCGCCACGCGGGGCCGGCCGTGGCGGCGGCCGTGCTGATCCCCTCCCTGCTCGCGCCCGCGACCTGGTCGCTCGCCTACGCCTTCGGCCCGCCCGACACCAACGCCACCAACCCGGCCGCGGGCCCGCGCGGCGGCTTCGGCGGCCCGGCCCGAGGCGGGGGGCCGGGCGGCGGCGCCGAGCTGAGCGCCGAGCAGCGCAGGATCCTCGGCTACGCCGTCGCCCACTCCGGCGGCGCCCGCATCAAGCTCGCGGTCGACGCCCCGGCCACCTCGGCGGCCGCGTACCTCATGAACAGCGACGCGACGGTGATCGGCATGGGCGGCTTCATGGGGTCGGATCCCGCGCCGACCGCCGGGCAGCTCGACCGGTGGGTCAAGGCGGGCGAGCTGCGTTACGTCCTCAGCGGCTCCGGCTCCGGCCCCGGCCGCGGCGGGCCGGGCGGCGGGCAGGGCGCTGGGGCGGAGCGCGCCGCCTGGATCAGCGGCGCCTGCGCGGTCGTGCCCGCCACCGAGTACGGCGGCACGACGCGGAGCGGCACCCCGGACAGGCGGTCGCCCTTCGGCGGCGCCCAGGTGCTCTACAGGTGCGGCCCGTGACCCCGGGCCGCCCGATTCACACCTTTCTTTGATCGTGGGCGCGTAGAACGGGCTCGTGAACCGACACGTTGTGGCGAAGGTACTGGTCGTCGATGACGAGCCGAACATCCGCGAGCTGCTGTCGGAGGCGCTGGAGCTGAACGGCTTCGCCGTGCGGACCGCCTCCGACGGCCGCCGGGCGCTGGAGGCGGTCGCCCGGGAGCGGCCCGACATCATCGTGCTGGACGTGATGATGCCGGGCCTGGACGGCTTCACGGTCGCGCGGCGGCTGCGCGAGGCCGGCGACAGCCCCCTGATGCTGTTCCTGACCGCGAAGGACGCGGTGGCCGACCGGATCGAGGGGCTGACCGCCGGCGGCGACGACTACGTGACCAAGCCGTTCAGCCTGGAGGAGGTGGTGCTGCGGCTCCGCGCCATCATGCGCAGGATGCGCCCGCCGGAGGAGCAGCTCGACGACGGCGTGCTGCGCTACGCCGACCTGGAGCTGGACGAGCAGGCCCACACGGTGCGGCGCGGCGGGCGGCCGATCCACCTGTCGCCCACCGAGTTCAGCCTGCTGCGCTACCTGATGATCAACGCCGAGCGGGTGGTCAGCAAGGCGCAGATCCTCGACCGCGTGTGGGACTACGACTTCGGCGGCGAGAGCCGGATCGTGGAGTCCTACATCAGCTACCTGCGGCGCAAGATCGACGCCGTGGGCCCGCCGCTGATCCACACCCTGCGCGGCGTCGGCTACCGGTTGCAGCAGCCGTCATGAGGCCGGTCGTGAAGCGGGCCTGGCCGCTGCGGCACCGGCTGCTGGCCGCGCTGCTCGGGCTGTGCGCGGCCGGTCTCGCGGCCTTCGCCACGGCGAGCGTGCTGCTCCTGGACCGCTCGCTGCTGGCCAGGGTGGACGCGCAGCTCGCCGAGGCGGCCGCCACGTTCGGCCGCCGCCCGCTGCCGCCCCCGCCGTCGCCCGCCAGGGGCCAGAGCATGGAGCTGCCGACGCAGTTCAGGGTCGCCTTCTACGACTCCTCGGGCGTGCTCCTCCGCACCCTGCCTCCCGGACTGCCCGACGAGCCGGCCGTCCCCGCCGCGGTGGTCGCGGCGCTCCCGCGCACGCCGGTCACCGTGCCCGCCAGGACGGGGACGGGGGAGTGGCGGGTGCTGGTGCGCGGCCTGCCGGACGGCGCCAGGCTGGCGGTGTCGATCTCGCTGAGCGCCAACCAGGCGACCGTCCACCAGATCCTGGTCATCGAGACCGCGGTGGGCGGGCTGGTGCTGCTGCTGCTCGGCGCGCTCGCGCTGTCCGTCGTACGGCTGGGCCTGCGCCCGCTGACCCGCATGGAGCGCACCGCCGAGGCGATCGCGGGCGGCGACCTCGACCGCCGGGTCAGCGACACCGACCCCGGCACCGAGACCGGGCGGCTCGGCGGCGCGCTCAACGTCATGCTGGAGCGCCTGGCGACCGCGTTGCGCGAGTCCGAGCGCTCCGAGCGGCGGCTGCGGCACTTCGTCGCCGACGCCTCCCACGAGCTGCGCACGCCGCTCACCTCGATCCGCGGCTTCGCCGAGCTCTACCACCACGGCCAGGGCGCGCGCGACCCGGCGGCCGAGCGGCTGCTGAGCAGGATCGAGGCCGAGGCCGAGCGGATGGGCGTCCTGGTGGAGGACATGCTGCTGCTGGCCCGGCTGGACCAGGAGCCCGCGCTGGAGACCAGCGTCGTGGACCTGCGCGTGCTGGCCGGGGACGTCGTGCACGCCGCCCAGGCCCGCGACCGGGAGCGGCCGATCCGGCTGCTGGTCTCCGAGGACCCGGTGTTCGTCCTCGGCGACGAGCACCGCCTGCACCAGGTCCTCGCCAACCTGGTCGGCAACGCCGTCGAGCACACCGCCCCGGACGCGGAGGTGCGCGTCACCGTCGCGCCGCGCGTGCCCGCCGGCGAGCCCGCCGCGGGGACGGCGCGCGCCGGCTCCGGGCCCGCCCCGGACGCCGGCGCCGCGCTGGTCGAGGTGCGCGACGAGGGGCAGGGCATCGACCCCGAGCACCTGCCGTACGTGTTCGACCGCTTCTACCGGGCCGACGCGGGCCGCTCCCGCGACAGCGGCGGGACCGGGCTGGGCCTCGCCATCGCCGCCGCGCTCGTGCGGGCGCACGACGGCCGCATCGAGGTGACCGGCGGCCGCGGCGCCACGTTCCGGGTGCTCCTGCCGCTCCACCGGCCGCGGGAGGACTGACGCCGCGGGCGTCCCCTGTCCCGGCCCCCTACGCCGGCCGTCGCCGCAGGTGATCGGCAGCGGGGCGACGAGGGCGGATTTGTAGGGGTTGGGGGCGTTTCGGCCGCTGCTTACGTTGGCCTTGCGTAACCGCCGATCACCGGAAAAAGGGGTTGTCCATGGCAGAGCAGCTCACCCACGAAGCCGTCTCGCACGCCCTGAAGGGCATCGTGGCCCGCGTCCTTCAGGTCCCCGAGGACACCATCACCGACGACGCCCGCATCACCGACCTGAGCCTCGTCGAGTCCATCAAGCTGCTGCGCATCGCGGGCCGCATCGAGCGCACGTTCGGCATCGAGCTGGACAACGAGGTGCTGTTCCGCACCGGCAGCCTGCGCGAGATCGCCGACGAGGTCCACCGCCTGTGCCTGCGGGGACAGCAGCAGGAACAGGAGAAGGTTGCTTGAACGCGCTCACCCCGGCAGACGTCCGGACGCTGGGTGAGATGTTCGTCAGGGCGGCCGAGCTGCATCCCGGCCAGGTCGCCGGCACCTTCTCCCCAGGCGGGCGGCTGACCGCCCGCGACCTGCTCCGCGACGGCCGCGAGGCCGCCGCGCGCCTGCGGTCCTGCGGCGCGGGCCCCGGCACGCCGGTGGCCGTGCTCCTGCAGTCGCCGCTCGACTTCCTCCGGGTCACCGCCGGGGTCGCGCTGGCCGGCGCGGTCCTGGTCCCGCTCGCCGTGTCCGCCGGGTTCACCAAGGCGTTCCTGTCGCGGATGCGGCACGTGCTGGCCGACAGCGGCGCGCGGGTCGCCGTCATCGACGACCTGTACGCCGAGCCGTTCGCCGAGCTGGCGCCCGGCCTGCGGATCGTCCCCCTGTCGCGGCTGGCCGGCCCGTACGCGCGCCTGCTCGGCGAGCCTGAGCCGTACGAGCTGCCCGAGACCGGCGCGGACGACCTGGCGCTCATCCAGTACACCTCCGGCAGCACCTCGGCGCCGCGCGGCGTCGCGCTCACCCACCGCAACGTCCTGGCCGGGCTGCGCGTCCTGCAGCGCGGCGTGGACGCCAGGCCGGGCGACGTGACCTGCCACTGGCTGCCGCTCTCGCACGACATGGGGCTGTTCTCCACGCTGGCGGCGGTCGGCGCGGGCGTGGCGGTGCACGTCTCCGCGCCGCAGGACTTCGTCAAGCGGCCGGAGGAGTGGCTGCGCTGGTTCTGCGACCTGCGCGCCAGCATCTACGTCGGCCCCGCCTTCGGCTACCGCTACCTGCTCGACTCCGTCCCGCCGGAGGAGGCGGCCGGCTACGACCTGTCGGCCGTCCGGGTCATGCTCAACGGCGCCGAGCCGATCGACCCCGACCTGATCGGCGCCTTCCAGGACCGCTTCGGGCCCGCCGGGCTCGACCCCCGCGCCATGACCCCCTGCTACGGCCTGGCCGAGGCCACCCTCGCCGCCACCTTCACCCCGGCGGGCGAGCGGGCCCGGGTGGACTGGGTGGACCGCGACCTGCTCAGCGGCTCCGGGCTGGCCATGCCGCTGAGGAGCGGCGACCCCGGCGCCCGCGGCGTCGTGAGCTGCGGTGTGCCCGCTCCCGGCGTCGAGGTGCGGGTGGTCAGGGACGGCGCCGAGGCCGAGGAGCGGACGGTCGGCGACGTCGAGGTGCGGGGCGAGCCCGTCATGCGCGGCTACCTCGGGCGGGCGCCGATCCCCGACGGCGGCTGGTGCCCGACGGGCGACCTCGGCTACCTGGCCGGCGGCGCGCTGCACGTCACCGGGCGGCGCAAGGAGATGATCATCCTCAACGGGCGCAACCACTACCCGGAGGACGTCGAGGCCCTGGCCCGCCGGGTGCCCGGCGTGTACCGGGGACGGGCGGTGGCGGTCGTGCTGCCCGCCGACCCGGTACGCGGGCGGCCGGAGCGGATCGCCGTGCTGGCCGAGGCCGCGCTCGCCCGGCCGCCGTACGGGCGGCTGGTCGGCGACCTGCGGGCGGCGGCGGCCGAGGAACTGGGCGGCGGCTGCGTGGACGTCGTGCTGCTCGGCCGGGGCGGCCTGCTGCGCACCACCAGCGGCAAGTTCCAGCGGCTGCTCATGCGCGACCACCTGCTGGCCGGCTCGCTCGAACGCGTCCTCGACCACGTCACGGCCGACGAGCGGGTGGAGAGCGCGGCATGACCGGCGCGACCGGCCTCAGCGGCGCGACCGGCGTCAGTGACGCGTCCGTCATGACGGGCCCGGCCGGGGCCTGCGGGTTCCCGCCGGCCTTCCCCGCCGCCGAGGAGCTGGAGCGGGCCCTCGGCGACCCGCACGGGCCCACCGGCCCGCTCACCTTCGCCACCGCCATGGAGGGCGACCGGGCCGAACGCTGGCCGCACAGCTCCCTCGACCGCCTGCGCTCCTGGGGCTACCCCGCCCACCTGGTGCCCGCCTCGCTCGGCGGCCGGCTGACCTCGCTGGAGGAGCTGCTGGCCCTGGGCCGCGTGGTGGCCCGCCGCGACCCGACCGCCGCCGTCATCGCCAACTCGCCGTGGGCGTCCGGCACGCCGGTCTGGCTCGCCGGGACGCCCGCCCAGCGGCGCGACTACGCCGACGCCGTGCTGCGCGGCCAGTGGATGTCGCTGGCGCTCACCGAGTACGACCGCGGCGCCGACCTGCTCGGCGGCGAGCTGACCGCCCGGCGGGTGGCCGGCGGCTACCTGCTGGACGGCGCCAAATGGGTGATCAACAACGTCCGGCTGGCCAGGTTCGTCTGCCTGCTGGTGCGCGAGCCGGCCCTGACCGGGCTGCGCTCGCTCACCCTGCTGCTGGTGGACATGGAACGGCTGCCCGCCGGCAGCTACGAGCTGCTGCCCCGCATCCACACGCACGGCATCCGCGGCGCGGACATCTCCGGCGTGCGCTTCCTGGACGCCTTCGTGCCGGACTCGGCCGTCCTCGGGCGGCCGGGCCGCGGCCTGGACCTCACGATCCGCTCGCTGATCACCATCCGCACGCTGGTGCCCGGGCTCAGCCTGGGCGCGTTCGACACCGGGCTGCGCTGCGCCTTCGACGTGCTGCGGCACCGGCGCGTCCAGCGGCGGCGGGCGAGCGACCTGCCGGACGTCCGGCACGAGCTGGCCGCCGCCGACCTCGACCTGCGCGTGGCCGAGACGGTCGCCACCTGCTGCGTGCGGCTCCTGCACCACCTGCCCGCCCTGGCGCCGGTGTCCTCGGCGGTCGCGAAGTACCTGGTGCCGCACCTGGCCGAGCAGCGGCTGCGGCGGCTGGCCGGCACGCTGGGGGCGCGCTACCTGCTGACCCGGGACCACTGGCACGGCGTCTACGAGAAGCTGGTCCGCGACACGCGGCTGTTCAGCCTGTTCGACGGCAGCGAGCCGGTCGTGCTCAGCTCGCTGGCGGCCCAGGTGTCGTGCCTGACCGAGCCGGGCGCCGACCCGCGCGCGGCCGACCCGGTGTTCCGTCCCGTCTTCGCGCCGCGGCCGTACCCCGAGGGGCTGGCGGCGCTCGGCACGGCGAGCGACCTCGACCCGGTCATCGCCGGGCTCGGCGACGCCTGCGCCGGCCTGGAGCGGCGCGACGGCGGCGCGCGGGCCGCGGCGCTGCTGCGCGCGGCCGGCCGCGACCTGCTGGCCGACGCCCGCCGCGACGTGGACCCGCGCTCCGAGGCCGGCCAGCAGGTCGGCGAGCGGTACGCGCGCACGTTCGCCGCGGTCTGCGTGGCCAGGTCGGCGCCCGCGCACTGGGCGGCGGCCGGCGTGGAGTCGGTGCTGCGCCCCGGCGGCCGGCTGCCCGTCAGCACCGCCGAGAGCCTGTTCCTGGACCTCGCCCTGCGGTACGCCGGCCGCTCGGCGCTCGCCCTGACCCGCACCGCCTGAAGGGACCTGCCCATGGACGCGACCGCCGAGGCCGCCCTCGGCCTGGCCGCCCGGCTCGACCACGCGCTCGGCGACCCGACGGACGGGCGCAACCCGGCCTCCTTCGCCGCCGCCGTCACCGCCGACCGGGAGGGCCGCTTCCCCCAGCACCTCTGCGCGGCCGCGCTGTCGTGGGGGCTCGCCGAGCACCTGATCCCCGCCGCCGAGGGCGGCCGGCTGGCGTCCTTGGACGCCTGCCTCGCGCTGCTGCGCGTGCTGGCCCGCCGCGACCTCACGGCCGCCACGGCGATCGCCGCGGCGTTCCTGGCGGGGGTGCCCGTCTGGCGGCACGGCACGCCGGTGCAGCGCCGCGCGGTCGCCGCCGTCCTGCGCGGGCACCGGCTGCTGGGGCTGCCGCTCGGCGAGGCCGAGCACGGCGTGGACGTCTCCGCCGACCTCCGCCCGGGGACACAGCTGGCGACACAGCCGGCGACACAGCCGGCGACACAGCCGGGGACACAGCCGGGGATGCCGTCCTCCGGGGCGTGGCGGCTCAGCGGCACGACCCTGCTCGCCGGTCACGACGGGCACGCCGCCGGCACCACGCTGCTCGCCCGCACCGGCGCCGGGATCAGCGCGTTCCTGCTGCTGCGCGAGGCCGGCCCCGGCGACGGGTGGCGGTCGGACCCGGCGTACGGGACGCACGGCCTGCGCGGCTCGGCGCTCGGCCGCCTCACCCTGGACGGCTTCCCCGCCGGGCCCGCCGACCTGATCGGCGCGCCCGGCCAGGGGCTGGAGCTGGCCGCGGGCACCCTGCCGGTGGCCCGGCTCGCGGTGGGCGCGCTGGCCCTGGGCGCGCTGGACACCTGCCTGCGCGCGGTCCTCGCCTTCGCCCGGGACCGGCGGCTGTACGGGGCGCCGATCC includes:
- a CDS encoding AMP-binding protein, yielding MNALTPADVRTLGEMFVRAAELHPGQVAGTFSPGGRLTARDLLRDGREAAARLRSCGAGPGTPVAVLLQSPLDFLRVTAGVALAGAVLVPLAVSAGFTKAFLSRMRHVLADSGARVAVIDDLYAEPFAELAPGLRIVPLSRLAGPYARLLGEPEPYELPETGADDLALIQYTSGSTSAPRGVALTHRNVLAGLRVLQRGVDARPGDVTCHWLPLSHDMGLFSTLAAVGAGVAVHVSAPQDFVKRPEEWLRWFCDLRASIYVGPAFGYRYLLDSVPPEEAAGYDLSAVRVMLNGAEPIDPDLIGAFQDRFGPAGLDPRAMTPCYGLAEATLAATFTPAGERARVDWVDRDLLSGSGLAMPLRSGDPGARGVVSCGVPAPGVEVRVVRDGAEAEERTVGDVEVRGEPVMRGYLGRAPIPDGGWCPTGDLGYLAGGALHVTGRRKEMIILNGRNHYPEDVEALARRVPGVYRGRAVAVVLPADPVRGRPERIAVLAEAALARPPYGRLVGDLRAAAAEELGGGCVDVVLLGRGGLLRTTSGKFQRLLMRDHLLAGSLERVLDHVTADERVESAA
- a CDS encoding acyl-CoA dehydrogenase family protein, producing the protein MTGATGLSGATGVSDASVMTGPAGACGFPPAFPAAEELERALGDPHGPTGPLTFATAMEGDRAERWPHSSLDRLRSWGYPAHLVPASLGGRLTSLEELLALGRVVARRDPTAAVIANSPWASGTPVWLAGTPAQRRDYADAVLRGQWMSLALTEYDRGADLLGGELTARRVAGGYLLDGAKWVINNVRLARFVCLLVREPALTGLRSLTLLLVDMERLPAGSYELLPRIHTHGIRGADISGVRFLDAFVPDSAVLGRPGRGLDLTIRSLITIRTLVPGLSLGAFDTGLRCAFDVLRHRRVQRRRASDLPDVRHELAAADLDLRVAETVATCCVRLLHHLPALAPVSSAVAKYLVPHLAEQRLRRLAGTLGARYLLTRDHWHGVYEKLVRDTRLFSLFDGSEPVVLSSLAAQVSCLTEPGADPRAADPVFRPVFAPRPYPEGLAALGTASDLDPVIAGLGDACAGLERRDGGARAAALLRAAGRDLLADARRDVDPRSEAGQQVGERYARTFAAVCVARSAPAHWAAAGVESVLRPGGRLPVSTAESLFLDLALRYAGRSALALTRTA
- a CDS encoding acyl-CoA dehydrogenase family protein; its protein translation is MDATAEAALGLAARLDHALGDPTDGRNPASFAAAVTADREGRFPQHLCAAALSWGLAEHLIPAAEGGRLASLDACLALLRVLARRDLTAATAIAAAFLAGVPVWRHGTPVQRRAVAAVLRGHRLLGLPLGEAEHGVDVSADLRPGTQLATQPATQPATQPGTQPGMPSSGAWRLSGTTLLAGHDGHAAGTTLLARTGAGISAFLLLREAGPGDGWRSDPAYGTHGLRGSALGRLTLDGFPAGPADLIGAPGQGLELAAGTLPVARLAVGALALGALDTCLRAVLAFARDRRLYGAPILELEPVAVRLADVQADLLVAEAVMHELCRVARAEPDRFPAAASRAGGLVADLACDAVESLAVVLGARAYCATEHWHGIVEKMRRDIAVVAALADAGPPPGDLPPDPFVPSGGEGPWAEPLGAARAAVAGLPGPYGPRLPALLDLLDGDPAASACAAAWLRTRHRDAFHAGGAWLLLCLRRVAARRGEPQPPDPGLRRLALDRLGRHHDEGRLFPDSEVPQR